One window of the Rhodovastum atsumiense genome contains the following:
- a CDS encoding IS256 family transposase — translation MTSDTRVVALRQPDEMDDPLTAVLRNGARRLLAQAVEAEAEAFLAEMRGLRLPDGRERLVRHGHGPERLVQTGIGPVPVRRVKLRDRGAPSEAERIRFTSALLPRWARRTRSLDALLPILYLRGVSMGDFQEALKALLGPEAPNLSPSVIGRLRDEWQADYTRWQRRDLSARHYVYLWADGVYLQARMEPQAECMLVLIGATPEGKKELVGFQVGMRESAQSWRELLVDLKARGLAVAPRVATGDGSLGFWKALGEVFPTTRHQRCWVHKTANILDKLPKSVQPAVKHDLREIWQAPDRATAEDAVDTFAEKYAAKYAKAVACLLKDRDALLTFYDFPAEHWDHLRTSNPIESVFSTVRLRTVRTKGALSQDTARLMVFKLVMMAAKTWRRLKGENQLPKVVRGVRFRNGLEVIETSVQTAA, via the coding sequence ATGACGAGCGATACCAGAGTTGTTGCCCTGCGTCAGCCCGATGAGATGGATGACCCGCTGACAGCGGTGCTGAGGAACGGCGCCCGGCGGCTGCTGGCGCAGGCGGTGGAAGCGGAAGCCGAGGCGTTCCTGGCGGAAATGCGCGGCTTGCGCCTGCCGGACGGACGCGAGCGGCTGGTGCGACACGGGCACGGCCCGGAGCGCCTGGTGCAGACCGGCATCGGGCCGGTTCCGGTGCGGCGGGTGAAGCTGCGCGATCGCGGCGCCCCGTCCGAAGCGGAGCGGATCCGCTTCACCTCGGCGCTGCTGCCGCGCTGGGCGCGGCGGACGCGCAGCCTGGATGCGCTGTTGCCGATCCTCTACCTGCGTGGGGTCTCGATGGGCGATTTCCAGGAGGCGCTGAAGGCGCTGCTCGGCCCGGAGGCGCCGAACCTGTCGCCTTCCGTCATTGGCCGTCTGCGGGACGAATGGCAGGCGGACTATACCCGCTGGCAGCGCCGTGATCTGTCGGCCCGGCATTACGTCTATCTCTGGGCCGATGGCGTCTACCTGCAGGCGCGCATGGAGCCGCAGGCCGAGTGCATGTTGGTCCTGATCGGCGCCACCCCGGAGGGCAAGAAGGAACTCGTGGGCTTTCAGGTCGGGATGCGCGAGAGCGCGCAGAGCTGGCGCGAACTGCTGGTCGACCTCAAGGCCCGCGGCCTGGCGGTTGCGCCGCGGGTGGCCACCGGGGATGGAAGTCTCGGCTTCTGGAAGGCACTGGGGGAGGTGTTCCCGACCACCCGGCATCAGCGCTGCTGGGTGCATAAAACCGCGAATATCCTCGACAAGCTGCCCAAGTCGGTTCAGCCCGCGGTGAAGCATGACCTACGTGAAATCTGGCAGGCCCCCGACCGTGCCACCGCCGAGGATGCCGTGGATACGTTCGCCGAGAAATATGCGGCGAAATACGCCAAGGCCGTTGCCTGCCTGCTCAAGGACCGTGACGCGCTGCTGACCTTCTACGACTTCCCGGCTGAGCACTGGGATCATCTGCGCACGTCCAACCCGATCGAAAGCGTGTTCTCCACCGTTCGCCTGCGCACGGTACGGACCAAGGGTGCGCTCTCGCAGGACACTGCCCGCCTCATGGTTTTCAAACTGGTGATGATGGCCGCCAAGACATGGCGCCGCCTGAAGGGCGAGAACCAGTTGCCCAAGGTCGTCCGGGGTGTCAGATTCCGCAACGGCCTCGAGGTCATCGAGACCTCAGTGCAGACCGCCGCCTGA
- a CDS encoding ParB/RepB/Spo0J family partition protein — protein sequence MTIKTIPLSQLVPSPANVRKTGAASGLGELAASIEAHGLLQNLQVRPTESGRFEVVAGGRRLAALKLLAKRKALAKDAPIPCHVLTGETASEISLAENEMRQAMHPADQFVAFKALVDGGHGPDEIAARFGVTAHAVRQRLKLAAVSPTLFALYREGAMTLDQLMAFTVSDDHAAQEAAWFEAPDWQRSAPALRKRLTAAHVPASDRRAQFVTVEAYVAAGGAVVNDLFQTQSYLTDPALLDRLVSEKLAREAAAVRAEGWQWVTVAPEIDFDLLRGFEELRGKRQPLPPAQAKALAKAQRERERLAEQESLTDAEWARCDALDAAIAALSAAAFVFSDRQKARGGAFVGIRPDGALAVVRGLVRPAKRPEPSAADAATGAEDGPSGPAPRLSGAVAADLVAQRTAALRALLADRPDVALAALVHALAQAVFYEGGDSPLALSYGGNWVTTA from the coding sequence ATGACGATCAAGACCATTCCTCTTTCACAGCTTGTGCCTTCCCCGGCCAATGTGCGGAAAACCGGGGCCGCTTCCGGCCTTGGCGAACTCGCCGCCAGCATCGAGGCGCACGGCCTCTTGCAGAACTTGCAGGTCCGCCCAACAGAGAGCGGCAGGTTCGAGGTGGTCGCCGGCGGCCGCCGCCTTGCCGCCCTGAAGCTGCTGGCGAAGCGCAAAGCCCTCGCCAAGGACGCGCCGATTCCCTGCCACGTTCTGACCGGCGAGACGGCCAGCGAGATCAGCCTCGCCGAGAACGAAATGCGGCAGGCGATGCATCCCGCCGACCAGTTCGTCGCCTTTAAGGCGCTGGTCGACGGCGGCCACGGGCCGGACGAAATCGCAGCCCGTTTCGGCGTGACGGCCCACGCGGTGCGGCAACGGCTCAAGCTCGCCGCCGTCAGCCCCACGCTGTTCGCGCTCTACCGCGAAGGGGCCATGACCCTCGACCAGTTGATGGCTTTCACCGTCAGCGACGATCACGCGGCGCAGGAAGCCGCGTGGTTCGAAGCGCCGGACTGGCAGCGCAGCGCCCCTGCCCTCCGCAAGCGCCTGACAGCGGCGCATGTGCCTGCCAGCGACCGGCGGGCGCAGTTCGTGACCGTCGAAGCCTATGTCGCGGCGGGCGGCGCGGTCGTGAACGACCTTTTCCAGACCCAGAGCTACCTGACCGATCCGGCCCTGCTCGACCGGCTGGTCAGCGAAAAGCTGGCGCGCGAAGCGGCGGCCGTCCGCGCGGAAGGCTGGCAATGGGTCACCGTCGCGCCCGAGATCGATTTCGATCTCTTGCGCGGCTTCGAGGAACTGCGCGGCAAGCGCCAGCCTTTGCCCCCCGCGCAGGCCAAGGCCCTCGCCAAGGCGCAGCGGGAGCGGGAGCGGCTTGCCGAACAGGAGTCGCTCACCGACGCGGAATGGGCGCGGTGCGACGCGCTCGACGCCGCGATCGCCGCGCTGTCCGCCGCCGCTTTCGTGTTCAGCGACCGGCAGAAGGCCCGCGGCGGCGCGTTCGTCGGCATCCGGCCCGACGGCGCCCTCGCCGTTGTGCGCGGCCTTGTGCGCCCCGCCAAGAGGCCGGAACCGTCCGCCGCCGATGCCGCCACCGGCGCGGAAGACGGGCCATCCGGGCCAGCGCCGCGCCTCTCCGGCGCGGTCGCGGCGGACCTTGTCGCGCAGCGGACGGCGGCGCTGCGGGCCTTGCTGGCCGACCGGCCGGACGTGGCGCTGGCCGCGCTTGTGCACGCGCTGGCGCAAGCGGTGTTCTACGAAGGCGGCGACAGCCCCCTCGCCTTGAGCTATGGGGGAAACTGGGTGACGACGGCCTGA
- a CDS encoding ParA family protein: protein MIISLISQKGGVGKSALARLLAVEYIRAGWTVKIADLDTMQGTSTKWKARRDRAGITPEVPVEKFATVERAIREAERFDLLLLDGPAHAEQGGRSMAKASDLILIPSCYGLDDLEAQVEAAYELEEGGINRDRIWFVFSRVTGSPAEDEAAREYLERAKINVFEPVLPELPSIRQGHNGGKAASEISFPVIRERAIALALAIATQARSVKEAA, encoded by the coding sequence ATGATTATCTCCCTGATTTCCCAGAAAGGGGGGGTCGGCAAATCGGCGTTGGCCCGGCTCCTTGCGGTCGAATACATCCGCGCCGGCTGGACGGTGAAGATTGCCGACCTCGACACGATGCAGGGCACCTCCACCAAGTGGAAAGCGCGCCGCGACCGCGCCGGGATCACCCCCGAAGTCCCGGTCGAGAAGTTCGCGACGGTCGAGCGCGCCATTCGCGAGGCCGAGCGGTTCGACCTCCTCCTGCTGGACGGGCCCGCGCACGCGGAGCAGGGCGGGCGCAGCATGGCCAAGGCCTCCGACCTGATCCTGATCCCGAGCTGCTACGGGCTGGACGACCTGGAGGCGCAGGTCGAGGCCGCCTACGAGCTGGAGGAGGGCGGCATCAACCGCGACCGGATCTGGTTCGTGTTCTCGCGGGTGACCGGTTCCCCGGCCGAGGACGAGGCGGCGCGGGAATATCTAGAGCGCGCGAAGATCAATGTCTTCGAGCCGGTGCTCCCGGAGCTGCCCTCCATCCGCCAGGGGCATAACGGGGGCAAAGCTGCCTCGGAAATCAGCTTTCCAGTGATCCGCGAACGGGCCATCGCCCTTGCCCTTGCGATCGCCACCCAAGCGCGAAGTGTGAAGGAGGCCGCCTAA
- a CDS encoding DUF6876 family protein, which translates to MNDAHGKTFRRADLMQFTGTTCWYRHPLVPAILITDGAKYVADTAEAYWLLDEIALANRFVAAVKKEDFQFWKLVVRPDQTATLTCEDGNGGVVLSKEIPFTDFPAEGVNLYCTNNTILVPSEY; encoded by the coding sequence ATGAACGACGCACACGGCAAGACGTTCCGCAGAGCGGACCTTATGCAGTTTACCGGCACCACATGCTGGTACCGCCATCCGCTTGTCCCCGCCATCCTCATCACCGACGGGGCCAAGTATGTCGCAGACACCGCCGAAGCCTATTGGCTCTTGGACGAGATCGCCCTCGCCAACCGGTTTGTGGCGGCGGTGAAGAAAGAGGATTTCCAGTTCTGGAAACTCGTGGTGCGGCCCGACCAGACCGCCACCCTCACCTGCGAGGACGGCAACGGGGGGGTCGTGCTTTCCAAAGAAATCCCGTTCACCGACTTCCCCGCCGAAGGCGTGAACCTCTACTGCACCAACAACACGATCCTTGTGCCCAGCGAATACTGA